Proteins encoded by one window of Chondromyces crocatus:
- a CDS encoding serine/threonine-protein kinase — protein sequence MLQEDDLAGGRFRLIRPIGSGGMASVWWARHELLGRDVALKLSPLGRDEQVVARFVREAAIIGKFQHRNIVGVVDAGVLREGGYVFLAMELLRGGTFADRLVPGRPMAPSEVLPILIEVCRGLEAAHAAGVVHRDMKPENIFLADVPGQGTVPKIVDFGISQVADSYDTITVDGQLLGTPSYMSPEQARGERHVDARADLWAIGVILYEALSGRQPFKAEGHLAVLWRILDDEPEPLPPTVPIALRTIVARCLKKDRTRRYRDAATLREDLESALDDGMGAPSTMPQPPMAMGTPSPSPSPSPSPSLLDVGRAAMRQMQRSRCMSWGRIGGFGSMFGPGSSVGRAWPALGFCGGVTAAAAMVAAVMHVGQGEAAASTLREAPALHVGLAAAARGAIAGVETLAAAPAALVGAVDAVVAPDGRAAANAEGTLEFVDAVAAEPEERARDEEVRRPPSTGRKRLHTITRPGF from the coding sequence GTGCTGCAGGAAGACGACCTAGCAGGCGGGCGTTTCAGGCTCATCCGGCCGATCGGGTCGGGCGGGATGGCCAGCGTGTGGTGGGCTCGGCACGAGCTCCTGGGCCGTGACGTCGCGCTGAAGCTCTCTCCGCTCGGCAGGGACGAGCAGGTGGTGGCGCGCTTCGTCCGAGAGGCAGCGATCATCGGCAAGTTCCAGCACCGGAACATCGTGGGCGTGGTGGACGCGGGGGTGCTGCGCGAGGGGGGCTACGTCTTCCTGGCGATGGAGCTGCTGCGCGGCGGTACGTTCGCCGATCGGCTGGTGCCGGGTCGGCCCATGGCGCCGAGCGAGGTGCTGCCGATCCTGATCGAGGTGTGCCGAGGTCTGGAGGCGGCGCACGCGGCCGGGGTGGTCCACCGGGACATGAAGCCGGAGAACATCTTCCTGGCCGACGTGCCCGGGCAAGGGACGGTGCCGAAGATCGTGGACTTCGGGATCAGTCAGGTGGCCGATTCATACGACACGATCACGGTGGATGGGCAGCTCCTGGGGACGCCGTCGTACATGAGCCCCGAGCAGGCGCGCGGGGAGCGCCACGTCGACGCGCGCGCGGATCTCTGGGCGATCGGGGTGATCCTGTACGAGGCGCTGAGCGGGCGGCAGCCGTTCAAGGCCGAGGGCCACCTGGCCGTGCTCTGGCGGATCCTGGACGACGAGCCGGAGCCGCTGCCGCCGACGGTGCCGATCGCGCTGCGAACGATCGTGGCGCGGTGCCTGAAGAAGGATCGGACGCGGCGCTACCGTGACGCGGCGACGCTGCGCGAGGATCTGGAGTCGGCGCTGGATGACGGGATGGGGGCGCCGAGCACGATGCCGCAGCCTCCCATGGCGATGGGAACGCCGTCGCCGTCGCCATCGCCCTCGCCGTCACCGTCGCTGCTCGATGTGGGCCGGGCGGCCATGCGGCAGATGCAACGCTCGCGGTGCATGAGCTGGGGGCGAATCGGTGGGTTCGGGTCGATGTTCGGACCCGGGAGCAGTGTCGGGCGAGCCTGGCCGGCGCTGGGCTTCTGCGGTGGGGTGACGGCAGCGGCGGCGATGGTGGCGGCAGTGATGCACGTGGGACAGGGCGAGGCAGCAGCGTCGACGCTGCGCGAGGCGCCTGCGCTGCACGTGGGGCTCGCCGCCGCAGCCCGCGGGGCGATCGCCGGTGTGGAGACGCTGGCTGCGGCGCCGGCTGCGCTGGTGGGGGCGGTGGATGCGGTGGTGGCGCCCGATGGGCGCGCCGCGGCGAACGCCGAGGGGACGTTGGAGTTCGTGGACGCGGTGGCCGCAGAGCCCGAGGAGCGCGCTCGGGACGAGGAGGTGCGGCGGCCTCCCTCCACAGGACGGAAGCGGCTGCACACGATCACGCGACCAGGTTTCTGA
- a CDS encoding YkgJ family cysteine cluster protein, with protein sequence MTSLPSRPRLVDHARARRHLMDGEERVILHDTRTGGRIVLDARTWGLLACADGTRDVEGILTAAAREGAHARIPALRAFLEQLHAAGLIDEGAASTAGVAATTASAAQATPPAPSSADADPPASSPTSPERLLDVLPDFTLHCDGRGSCCRIYPTILFAPAETARARAALPLVLDAGDQPARAFLPEQGTGPCAASAVALDNGRCVYLQEDTRCGIHTAAGATAKPFGCRLYPAALVDDGQRVRVSVLVECSCVLASVDQHDGAPILPGAPRTRADLDPALHITELPRALPITTDASAPRDDVIAWSRALLAAPPPADVPASLWALAAALERSGPCPDAAVRALSDAPPLTPSHLAPWIEALAARVHRRASEDAAFRSPHDLAQRTFVWLAATTRALLLPDLVHLILTAEAPPARRAERFHLRAALHGHQFLGPAPLAHRLRDAATRLIVARAMTLGLATVAGDPDAEPQDDPASEHPLALLEAVLRGHGLAAYASDVDTCHRED encoded by the coding sequence GTGACCTCCCTGCCGTCGCGCCCGCGGCTCGTCGACCACGCGCGCGCTCGCCGCCACCTCATGGACGGCGAGGAGCGGGTGATCCTGCACGATACCCGCACTGGCGGCCGCATCGTCCTCGACGCCAGGACGTGGGGATTGCTCGCCTGCGCCGACGGCACCCGCGACGTCGAAGGAATTCTCACCGCCGCTGCCCGTGAAGGAGCGCATGCGCGCATCCCGGCCCTCCGCGCCTTCCTGGAGCAACTCCACGCGGCCGGCTTGATCGATGAAGGAGCCGCCTCCACCGCTGGCGTCGCAGCCACCACGGCAAGCGCGGCGCAGGCCACCCCTCCCGCGCCTTCGAGCGCAGACGCGGACCCGCCTGCATCCTCCCCCACCTCTCCCGAGCGCCTCCTCGACGTCCTCCCCGACTTCACCCTCCACTGCGACGGCCGCGGCAGCTGTTGCCGCATCTACCCCACCATCCTCTTCGCCCCTGCGGAGACGGCCCGCGCGCGCGCCGCGCTCCCTCTCGTCCTCGACGCCGGCGATCAACCCGCACGTGCCTTCCTCCCCGAACAGGGCACCGGCCCTTGCGCCGCCTCGGCCGTCGCCCTCGACAACGGACGCTGCGTCTACCTCCAGGAAGACACCCGCTGCGGCATCCATACCGCTGCGGGCGCCACGGCCAAACCCTTCGGCTGCCGCCTCTACCCGGCCGCCCTCGTCGACGACGGCCAGCGCGTCCGCGTCTCCGTGCTCGTCGAGTGCTCCTGCGTCCTCGCCAGCGTCGACCAGCACGACGGCGCCCCCATCCTCCCTGGTGCTCCCAGGACCCGCGCCGACCTCGATCCCGCGCTCCACATCACCGAGCTTCCTCGCGCCCTGCCCATCACCACCGACGCCTCGGCACCTCGCGACGACGTCATCGCCTGGTCGCGCGCCCTCCTCGCCGCGCCTCCCCCTGCCGACGTCCCTGCGTCCCTCTGGGCGCTCGCCGCTGCCCTGGAGCGCTCCGGCCCCTGCCCCGACGCGGCCGTCCGCGCCCTCTCCGACGCCCCGCCGCTCACCCCTTCGCACCTCGCGCCCTGGATCGAAGCGCTCGCCGCCCGCGTCCACCGCCGCGCCTCCGAGGATGCTGCATTCCGCAGCCCCCACGATCTCGCCCAGCGCACCTTCGTCTGGCTCGCTGCCACCACCCGCGCGCTCCTCCTCCCCGATCTCGTGCACCTCATCCTCACCGCCGAGGCCCCTCCCGCCCGCCGCGCCGAGCGCTTCCATCTTCGCGCCGCCCTCCACGGCCACCAGTTCCTCGGCCCCGCGCCCCTCGCGCACCGCCTGCGCGACGCCGCCACCCGCCTCATCGTCGCGCGCGCCATGACGCTCGGCCTCGCCACCGTCGCTGGCGATCCCGATGCCGAGCCCCAGGACGACCCTGCGAGCGAGCACCCCCTCGCGCTCCTCGAAGCCGTCCTTCGCGGCCATGGCCTCGCGGCCTACGCCAGCGACGTCGACACCTGCCATCGCGAGGACTGA